One Pseudomonadota bacterium DNA window includes the following coding sequences:
- a CDS encoding lipocalin family protein — MATRAPSIGLRAACFALVAFFGLAACSDEGEPMETVSYVDLERFSGDWYVVAGIVTSMEEKAYNPVETYEVAGPGKIATTFTFNKGSFDGKQKIFKPKGFIRNSETNAEWGMQFIPPFKLDYRIIYLNDKYETTVIGRNKRDLVWIMARTPSIDAAEYADIVSMLDQVGYDTSKIRQMPHEATSQG, encoded by the coding sequence ATGGCCACGCGAGCGCCGTCGATTGGGCTGCGGGCTGCTTGCTTCGCGCTGGTTGCCTTCTTCGGCCTCGCCGCTTGCTCCGATGAGGGAGAACCTATGGAGACCGTCAGCTACGTTGACCTCGAGCGTTTCTCCGGCGATTGGTACGTGGTGGCGGGGATCGTGACCTCGATGGAGGAAAAGGCCTACAACCCCGTGGAGACGTACGAGGTTGCCGGGCCTGGCAAGATCGCTACCACTTTCACCTTCAACAAGGGCTCCTTCGACGGTAAGCAGAAGATCTTCAAGCCGAAGGGGTTTATTCGCAATTCGGAAACGAATGCAGAGTGGGGTATGCAGTTCATCCCACCCTTCAAGCTCGACTACCGCATCATTTACCTCAATGATAAGTACGAGACCACGGTCATCGGTCGCAATAAGCGCGACCTGGTATGGATCATGGCGCGCACGCCGTCGATCGACGCGGCAGAGTACGCGGATATCGTCTCCATGCTCGACCAGGTGGGCTACGACACCTCCAAGATTCGTCAGATGCCTCATGAGGCCACGAGCCAGGGTTGA